The Paenibacillus uliginis N3/975 genome has a window encoding:
- a CDS encoding formate/nitrite transporter family protein, translated as MEVQSLLQVEQLALKKMKIFKQSRLRYLARSALASMFIGFGVIVAFKTGSFFYNDHSPMTYPMAALTFGAAIILISYGGGDLFTGNTFYYSYAALRKKLKWLQVLKLWGTSYIGNIIGAAAFALLIYLTGLFADPSINEFLLGVVEKKMNAPVTELFFRAILCNWLVCLAFFIPMGLKGDGAKLFAMMLFVFCFFISGYEHSIANMCTFAIALVVEHPDTISMSGVWYNLVPVTIGNMIGGCVFMAFMYHYVNKPFMDEYQE; from the coding sequence ATGGAAGTTCAATCTCTGCTCCAGGTGGAGCAACTCGCTCTGAAGAAGATGAAAATATTCAAGCAAAGCAGGCTGCGTTACCTAGCACGATCGGCGCTGGCTAGTATGTTCATCGGATTTGGTGTTATCGTGGCCTTCAAGACAGGAAGTTTTTTTTATAATGATCATTCACCGATGACGTACCCGATGGCCGCTCTCACCTTCGGTGCAGCCATTATTCTGATTTCCTACGGAGGCGGTGACCTGTTTACAGGCAACACCTTTTATTATTCGTATGCGGCTCTTCGGAAAAAACTGAAATGGCTGCAGGTGCTTAAGCTATGGGGGACAAGTTACATTGGTAACATTATCGGGGCCGCTGCGTTCGCTCTGTTGATTTATCTGACGGGCCTGTTTGCGGATCCGTCCATTAACGAATTCCTGCTTGGTGTTGTGGAGAAGAAGATGAATGCCCCGGTGACGGAGCTCTTTTTCCGGGCGATTTTGTGTAACTGGTTAGTCTGTCTAGCCTTCTTCATTCCGATGGGGCTGAAAGGGGACGGGGCTAAGCTGTTTGCCATGATGTTGTTTGTATTCTGCTTCTTTATTTCCGGCTACGAGCATAGTATCGCGAATATGTGCACATTTGCGATTGCGTTGGTGGTAGAGCATCCCGATACGATATCGATGTCAGGTGTATGGTATAACCTTGTACCTGTAACCATCGGCAACATGATCGGTGGGTGCGTGTTTATGGCGTTTATGTACCATTATGTCAACAAACCATTTATGGATGAGTATCAAGAATAA
- a CDS encoding spore germination protein has translation MITIEEITRSVKEVALSKDFKVQRLDNGQQQVFIYYLESLCDAALIRERISEPFAKCTLRGAFTGVLQSELLCEEIREVSTMSGKLLTGYVIVFFNDRLWALFAANVMANQPGETTVEATIQGPTYGLSENNQTNINLIRNRYPSSHLIVDECYAGRISQTKLAILYDSTRVNTEILRDIQKRIEAVEAEIVQDLGQLEALITPLKYRLFPVMLNTERPDRIAMNLAQGKVILLMQGTPSALIAPVVFYDFMSAADDVYQSFWITRALVILRYMALIITIMLPASYIAVVSYNPEIFRVQLAVSIAGSRATVPYPSFFEVFIMLFIIETLIEASIRLPKNIGQTATTVGGLILGQAAHQAGLVSSIMIIITSTVAIVNFVIPVNAMSFAMRIVKYPLIILAMLSGITGILVGLFCFTLYLASIRSFGQPYFRLYLNEYSPTKYK, from the coding sequence TTGATAACGATCGAAGAAATTACTCGCAGCGTGAAGGAAGTAGCACTTTCCAAGGATTTCAAAGTTCAACGTTTAGACAATGGACAACAGCAAGTCTTTATCTACTACCTCGAATCGTTATGTGACGCGGCATTAATCAGAGAGCGGATTTCTGAGCCTTTTGCCAAATGCACGTTAAGGGGAGCATTCACAGGGGTTCTTCAATCTGAGCTATTATGCGAAGAAATTCGAGAAGTAAGCACAATGTCTGGTAAACTGCTTACAGGTTACGTAATTGTTTTCTTCAATGACCGACTATGGGCCTTATTCGCAGCGAATGTCATGGCCAATCAACCTGGTGAAACAACCGTTGAAGCCACTATCCAAGGTCCAACTTATGGTTTGTCAGAGAACAATCAAACGAACATCAATCTCATCCGAAACCGTTACCCGTCATCACATCTCATTGTTGATGAGTGTTATGCAGGGCGTATTTCCCAAACTAAATTAGCCATCCTGTATGACTCCACACGCGTGAATACCGAAATATTACGAGACATTCAGAAGAGGATTGAGGCTGTTGAAGCTGAGATTGTTCAAGATCTAGGTCAACTAGAAGCGCTCATCACTCCATTAAAGTATCGATTATTTCCCGTGATGCTGAATACGGAACGTCCGGATCGAATCGCAATGAATCTTGCTCAAGGCAAGGTGATTTTACTCATGCAAGGAACACCCTCTGCCCTAATTGCACCCGTTGTATTCTACGATTTTATGTCTGCAGCTGATGATGTTTATCAATCCTTCTGGATCACTCGTGCTCTGGTAATACTTCGGTACATGGCGCTTATCATCACGATCATGTTACCTGCTAGTTATATTGCTGTTGTCTCCTATAATCCGGAAATTTTCCGCGTGCAGTTAGCCGTATCTATTGCGGGAAGTCGAGCGACCGTACCGTACCCTTCTTTTTTCGAGGTCTTTATCATGTTGTTTATTATCGAAACGTTAATCGAGGCCAGTATTCGGCTTCCCAAGAACATAGGGCAAACAGCCACGACTGTTGGCGGTCTCATTCTTGGCCAAGCTGCGCACCAAGCCGGATTAGTAAGCAGCATTATGATTATTATTACTTCTACTGTAGCCATTGTGAACTTTGTAATCCCAGTGAATGCCATGAGTTTCGCGATGCGCATTGTCAAATACCCTTTGATCATTCTCGCAATGCTCTCCGGCATTACAGGAATCTTAGTAGGTTTGTTTTGCTTTACGCTTTATTTAGCAAGCATTAGGAGCTTTGGACAACCTTATTTCCGTCTCTATTTAAATGAATATTCTCCCACTAAATATAAGTAA
- a CDS encoding pyridoxamine 5'-phosphate oxidase family protein encodes MTKQNEISTSLYELLNGLNLEDKQHEAMMLLTVTEDQWPHTAMVSVGEVVALDTKRLRLALWPGTITAGNIVRSGQATLVAIHDGVAHYVRLRLSRLPELPLARHPRERFTAKVVAVREDTAKYADINSGVTITLKDPVDVLNRWRETILELQE; translated from the coding sequence GTGACTAAGCAGAACGAGATATCAACTTCACTGTACGAGCTCTTAAATGGGCTGAATCTAGAAGACAAGCAGCATGAGGCTATGATGCTCCTAACAGTAACGGAAGATCAATGGCCTCATACAGCCATGGTTAGTGTGGGAGAAGTTGTTGCTCTGGACACCAAAAGGCTGCGGCTGGCGTTGTGGCCAGGTACGATTACGGCCGGGAACATCGTCCGTAGTGGACAGGCCACGCTTGTTGCCATTCATGACGGTGTTGCCCATTACGTACGGCTCAGGCTGTCCCGTTTACCAGAGCTTCCCCTTGCCCGTCATCCGCGTGAACGTTTTACTGCGAAGGTCGTCGCGGTGCGGGAGGATACTGCTAAATATGCCGATATTAACTCTGGTGTGACCATTACATTGAAAGATCCCGTTGATGTGCTTAACCGCTGGAGAGAGACGATTCTCGAACTGCAGGAATAA
- a CDS encoding amino acid ABC transporter ATP-binding protein has protein sequence MIEFTGVQKYFGRFHVLQDINLTIQHGEVVVIIGPSGSGKSTLLRCINRLEQITEGSLVVNGISLLDKKIDINRFRREIGMVFQHFNLYPHMKVIDNIVLAPVKVLGMTKEKATETAMSYLKRVGIADKADSYPSQLSGGQQQRVAIARGLAMNPKIMLFDEPTSALDPEMIGEVLDVMRSLAHQGMTMVIVTHEMGFAREVADRVIFMDEGRIVEDTASGSFFDNPEEERARAFLSRLIHH, from the coding sequence TTGATTGAATTCACCGGTGTTCAAAAATACTTCGGCCGGTTCCATGTGCTGCAAGACATTAACCTGACGATCCAGCATGGCGAAGTTGTTGTTATTATTGGTCCTTCGGGCTCCGGCAAGAGTACCCTGCTTCGATGTATTAATCGGCTAGAGCAGATTACCGAGGGTAGCTTGGTCGTGAACGGAATATCTCTTCTTGACAAAAAGATCGACATCAACCGCTTCCGCCGTGAAATCGGCATGGTCTTTCAGCATTTCAACCTTTATCCGCACATGAAGGTGATTGACAACATTGTTTTGGCACCGGTGAAGGTTCTCGGAATGACAAAGGAAAAAGCGACGGAGACGGCCATGTCGTACTTGAAAAGAGTCGGCATTGCCGACAAAGCGGACAGCTATCCGTCCCAGTTGTCCGGAGGCCAGCAGCAGCGAGTAGCGATTGCGAGAGGACTCGCGATGAACCCTAAAATCATGCTGTTTGACGAGCCGACCTCAGCCCTAGATCCTGAAATGATCGGTGAGGTGCTGGATGTTATGCGTTCTCTGGCGCATCAAGGAATGACGATGGTTATCGTCACGCATGAAATGGGCTTTGCACGCGAGGTAGCGGACCGCGTCATCTTTATGGATGAAGGCAGAATTGTGGAAGACACCGCATCCGGCTCCTTCTTCGACAACCCGGAAGAAGAACGGGCACGGGCATTTCTCAGCCGGTTGATTCACCACTAA
- a CDS encoding hybrid sensor histidine kinase/response regulator yields the protein MPNSRKNKLNYILILLLIMIFLTTFRLLWLMYHDPLAHPIAQNGVLDLRAHEVDDQVINLDGEWEFYPERLVSPLEINSNIEEIVRTIPKAANEASTRRFGTYHLKILVNENSDDVFSIRIPPTNTASALYINGHLKGGSGVVSTDIDHHIGKGNPYVVSFSVKNNEIDIILHISNFDTSYGIAVKNPIKFGSSEAMVKKQRFEGVLLIGMVVILFLHSLYCILIYVFIHRERIILIFAVGFLLPATDELITYNSSTMEWLHLNYEWSFKLKELVYLGAALFLVLIMSVLLTNFKAYKRFRWFFICYGISALFIILLPLNYLLEVNIIFFILYTISFLSVAFLALREYFQHKDESFFIALVVISSTSGILWGLIKELFELEIPFYPFDYLCAILGLAVFWFKRYYRQGRQVVKLVDELKQADKLKDEFLTSSTNKLWNPLNKMTTIAQSLHDQNHSSLTKKDKSDLKCIVNIGKSMSFVLNDLLDFTRLKEQMIQIHPKSTNLHAAITSVFDMLKYSAEGKQIELISTVPTNLPNVLADESRLIQIFFNILGNAVKYTYTGEVVVNAEVYNDMAIIYVQDTGIGMDKETQEQVKSAYKQGVPNDEGLGLGLNVSEQLIELHGGSLQIKSEVGIGTKYIFTLPLVNEQDQKSEEIKMDLHENVDDEQDEHLISKKTRHILVVDDDPSNLKMISGIFPAAQYKVVTVTSGTAALKLLDVTEWDLLIVDVTMPYISGYELTALIRDRYSIIELPILLLTSRNYTEDVNVGFTLGANDYVAKPINALELKSRSIALINLKQSINEKHYMESAWLQAQIRPHFIFNTLNAISSLSTIDSDRMDILIEKFGEYLYGSFKEENLKRVIPIENELNLVKSYLYIESERFGDRIQVKWEVDDPITVEIPPLCIQTLVENAVRHGILSKGGGTICIRIANYKDFTKIEIIDDGVGMDSKQVSKVYDDENTFGKGIGLINTNRRLKRLYGTGLKIKSTPNIGTTVEFIVPKNTTSATIHV from the coding sequence ATGCCAAACTCAAGAAAAAATAAATTAAACTATATTTTGATTCTTTTACTTATTATGATCTTTTTGACAACTTTTCGTTTGTTATGGCTTATGTACCATGATCCACTGGCCCATCCGATCGCCCAAAACGGAGTTTTAGATCTTCGGGCACATGAAGTGGATGATCAAGTTATTAACCTTGATGGAGAATGGGAGTTTTATCCCGAAAGACTAGTGAGCCCTCTAGAAATAAATTCTAATATAGAAGAGATCGTTAGAACAATACCTAAGGCAGCTAATGAAGCCTCTACTCGTCGATTTGGAACATATCATTTAAAAATTCTGGTTAATGAAAATTCAGATGATGTATTTTCAATACGTATACCGCCTACGAATACAGCATCCGCACTATATATAAATGGTCATTTGAAGGGTGGATCTGGTGTAGTATCAACCGATATAGATCACCATATAGGTAAAGGAAATCCTTACGTTGTTTCATTTTCGGTAAAAAATAATGAAATCGATATTATTTTACATATTTCCAATTTCGACACTTCATACGGCATTGCAGTGAAGAATCCAATTAAATTTGGTTCATCTGAAGCGATGGTTAAAAAACAAAGATTTGAAGGCGTATTGTTAATCGGTATGGTAGTCATCCTCTTTCTCCATAGCCTCTACTGTATCTTAATATACGTTTTCATTCATCGTGAGAGAATAATCCTTATATTTGCGGTAGGGTTTCTCCTTCCGGCTACGGATGAGTTGATTACTTATAATAGTTCCACCATGGAATGGCTTCATCTTAACTATGAATGGTCATTTAAATTAAAAGAGTTAGTTTACCTTGGGGCTGCCTTATTTCTGGTACTGATCATGAGTGTTTTATTGACGAATTTTAAAGCGTACAAACGTTTTCGTTGGTTCTTTATTTGTTATGGAATAAGTGCACTATTCATTATTCTTCTGCCATTGAATTATTTGTTGGAAGTAAACATCATTTTTTTCATTTTATATACGATTTCCTTTCTTTCCGTTGCTTTTCTAGCTTTAAGAGAATATTTCCAACATAAAGATGAGTCTTTTTTTATTGCTCTAGTCGTTATAAGTTCGACTTCAGGCATTCTATGGGGGCTGATTAAGGAACTTTTTGAATTAGAAATACCTTTCTATCCATTTGACTACTTATGCGCTATTTTAGGATTAGCCGTTTTTTGGTTTAAGCGCTATTATCGGCAAGGCAGGCAAGTTGTAAAGCTCGTTGATGAGCTGAAACAAGCAGATAAATTAAAGGATGAGTTTTTAACTAGTAGTACGAATAAACTTTGGAACCCCTTGAATAAGATGACAACCATCGCACAATCTCTACATGATCAAAACCATAGTTCACTCACGAAGAAAGACAAAAGTGATTTGAAGTGTATAGTTAATATTGGAAAAAGCATGTCTTTCGTACTGAATGATTTGCTTGATTTTACGCGTTTAAAAGAGCAAATGATACAAATTCACCCGAAAAGCACAAATTTACATGCGGCTATCACTAGTGTATTTGATATGTTGAAATATTCAGCTGAGGGGAAACAAATAGAATTAATATCTACTGTTCCAACTAATTTACCTAACGTATTAGCGGATGAAAGTCGACTTATTCAGATTTTTTTCAATATTCTAGGGAACGCTGTTAAGTATACATATACTGGTGAAGTCGTCGTGAATGCAGAAGTTTATAATGACATGGCTATCATTTATGTTCAAGATACGGGTATTGGGATGGATAAAGAAACACAAGAACAGGTGAAGTCTGCTTATAAACAAGGAGTTCCTAATGATGAAGGTTTAGGATTAGGATTGAATGTTTCTGAACAGCTGATTGAATTGCATGGAGGCAGTTTACAGATCAAGTCGGAAGTAGGCATAGGTACCAAGTATATTTTTACACTTCCCTTAGTGAACGAACAGGATCAAAAAAGTGAAGAAATAAAAATGGATTTACATGAGAACGTTGATGATGAACAAGATGAACACCTAATCTCAAAAAAGACACGTCATATTTTGGTAGTTGACGATGACCCAAGTAATTTAAAAATGATAAGTGGTATCTTTCCAGCTGCTCAATATAAAGTTGTGACTGTGACTAGCGGAACAGCGGCATTGAAATTATTAGATGTTACGGAATGGGATTTATTAATTGTAGATGTGACGATGCCATATATATCAGGCTATGAGTTAACAGCGTTGATTAGAGATCGCTATTCGATCATTGAACTCCCAATTTTACTATTAACATCGAGAAACTATACTGAGGATGTCAATGTTGGATTTACTTTGGGTGCCAATGATTACGTTGCGAAGCCGATCAATGCACTTGAGTTAAAATCACGTAGTATTGCACTAATTAATCTAAAACAGTCCATAAATGAAAAACATTATATGGAATCAGCATGGCTTCAGGCACAGATTCGTCCCCATTTTATATTCAATACATTAAATGCAATTTCATCTCTTAGTACAATAGATTCGGATAGGATGGATATTTTAATAGAAAAGTTCGGAGAGTACTTGTATGGCAGCTTTAAAGAAGAAAATTTAAAACGTGTAATTCCCATTGAAAATGAACTTAATCTCGTAAAATCCTATCTATATATAGAAAGTGAAAGATTTGGAGATCGCATACAGGTTAAATGGGAAGTAGATGACCCTATTACTGTAGAGATTCCGCCGCTCTGTATTCAAACGTTAGTAGAAAATGCGGTTCGTCATGGAATCCTTAGCAAGGGTGGTGGAACCATTTGTATAAGGATTGCAAATTATAAGGATTTCACCAAAATAGAAATTATTGATGATGGCGTAGGTATGGACAGTAAACAAGTAAGTAAAGTCTATGATGATGAAAATACGTTTGGAAAAGGTATTGGCTTGATCAATACGAATAGACGTCTTAAAAGGCTATATGGTACGGGCTTAAAAATTAAAAGTACCCCCAATATAGGTACAACTGTAGAATTCATAGTCCCCAAAAATACGACATCCGCAACAATACATGTATGA
- a CDS encoding GerAB/ArcD/ProY family transporter, whose product MHRYQYYLVLLCTLISPILYVPRLLLEARYSGAMTAVGIAILIGILINYLFKKSLQPFQELSLTEILEQYVPSSIRFFLFSLFGLTWFAAGASVLISISFVIKGFINPTMDIYVLLLCFLIAGCWAALRTTMTILYNLELWLIIIIPLILFIWIKTIRNETFSWDAVLTMNDYLLNAPSWDLIAVSSFLFTGYISLSICPVNHHPKRNFHWLWLIPLIGTVVFSATFFIPIGIHGTQAVDKYVYIWVNTADSIQIKHGVIERGVFLHLISYIIMSLLFISTSWHVAAEWMNGAIKHHSAHVKRILVGIVGIIVFVVGYYASEKQVMTLTNSWFSIRFIAELLLVAVMLGVRRRVRCE is encoded by the coding sequence ATGCACCGGTATCAGTACTATCTCGTTTTGCTGTGTACGTTAATAAGCCCAATTCTCTACGTACCAAGATTGCTGCTTGAAGCCCGATACAGCGGGGCGATGACTGCGGTTGGCATCGCCATTCTGATTGGAATTTTGATAAACTACCTGTTCAAAAAGAGCTTGCAGCCATTTCAAGAGTTATCCCTTACGGAAATTTTGGAACAATACGTACCGAGTTCTATTCGATTCTTCCTCTTCAGCCTCTTTGGTTTGACCTGGTTTGCAGCAGGTGCATCTGTTTTAATTTCGATTTCCTTTGTCATCAAGGGATTTATTAATCCTACTATGGATATTTATGTGCTGCTTCTATGCTTCCTAATCGCCGGTTGTTGGGCTGCTTTGAGAACGACAATGACGATTCTGTACAATCTGGAGCTGTGGTTAATAATTATAATCCCACTCATCCTGTTTATATGGATAAAAACAATACGTAACGAAACGTTTTCTTGGGACGCAGTGCTCACAATGAACGATTACTTGCTGAATGCTCCATCATGGGATCTAATTGCCGTAAGCAGTTTTTTATTTACTGGATATATCTCATTATCGATTTGCCCGGTTAATCATCATCCGAAAAGAAACTTTCATTGGCTATGGTTGATTCCACTCATCGGTACTGTCGTTTTCAGCGCTACATTTTTCATTCCGATTGGCATCCACGGTACTCAAGCTGTAGATAAATATGTATACATTTGGGTAAATACTGCCGATTCGATACAGATAAAGCATGGGGTGATTGAGCGTGGAGTGTTCCTGCATTTGATCAGTTATATCATTATGTCATTGCTGTTTATCTCAACGAGTTGGCATGTGGCGGCGGAATGGATGAACGGTGCGATTAAACATCACTCGGCTCATGTCAAACGCATTTTGGTAGGAATCGTCGGCATTATCGTGTTCGTTGTCGGTTATTATGCAAGTGAGAAACAAGTAATGACTCTTACGAATAGTTGGTTCTCGATACGCTTCATCGCAGAACTTCTTCTGGTAGCGGTCATGCTTGGGGTTAGAAGGAGGGTTAGATGTGAATAA
- the cspD gene encoding cold-shock protein CspD, whose amino-acid sequence MQTGTVKWFNAEKGFGFIEVEGGNDVFVHFSAIQGDGFKTLDEGQRVEFNIVEGNRGPQAENVVKL is encoded by the coding sequence ATGCAAACAGGAACTGTTAAATGGTTTAATGCAGAAAAGGGCTTCGGTTTTATCGAAGTTGAAGGCGGAAACGATGTATTCGTTCACTTCAGCGCGATCCAAGGCGATGGCTTCAAAACGTTGGACGAAGGACAACGCGTAGAATTCAACATCGTTGAAGGAAACCGTGGACCACAAGCTGAAAACGTTGTAAAACTGTAA
- a CDS encoding cold-shock protein, which yields MYSRKNAMESIPEEMTEVWSCTKDDCKGWIRDDFAFETEPVCLLCQSPMVKETKMLPLLVNTNKKQKSLSKGILIDRK from the coding sequence ATGTATTCGCGTAAAAACGCTATGGAAAGCATACCGGAGGAAATGACCGAAGTATGGTCATGTACGAAGGATGATTGTAAGGGTTGGATTCGGGATGATTTCGCATTTGAGACAGAGCCAGTTTGTCTGCTGTGTCAATCTCCTATGGTCAAGGAAACGAAAATGCTGCCCTTGCTCGTCAATACGAATAAGAAGCAAAAATCCCTTAGCAAGGGGATCCTGATCGATCGGAAGTAG
- a CDS encoding Ger(x)C family spore germination protein: MNKAFMMLLMTALILLQGCGFKDIDKRFLVVAIGVDQGVEKKYNVTIKLIIPTTLTEPGESKYQLISKEADSISEALELMRSDVDKHLDLGHTKVTIFGKNLAEKDITKHIDWFIRRRGVQRIEYVAVAESSAKEILSLSQKSERLAGNSLILSFGREGTESSFIVTEYLYDFFERLLEKGRDPFMPIIRIREDTYEINQVALFDKKKIKLILEPNQTRIFNQLMYKHPQFEVNVTGDNLRFSLSVHKYDYRYKINTSEQGRPSIDFVVNIKGAAEESEEIFFNQSWGEIEQAAERSIEKSYLELLNSMKKMQLDPLGFGLRYIATRHGGDKDWEEWQELYPLVEFNIKVNVTLEGTGEIK; encoded by the coding sequence GTGAATAAAGCATTTATGATGTTGCTCATGACAGCATTAATCCTTCTTCAGGGATGCGGGTTCAAAGATATTGATAAGCGATTCCTTGTAGTAGCGATCGGAGTAGATCAAGGAGTGGAGAAGAAATATAACGTAACCATAAAGCTCATTATCCCAACGACATTGACAGAACCTGGGGAATCTAAATACCAATTAATAAGCAAGGAGGCGGATAGTATCTCAGAAGCATTGGAGCTGATGAGATCCGATGTGGACAAGCATTTAGATCTGGGCCATACTAAAGTCACGATTTTCGGTAAAAATCTTGCAGAAAAGGATATAACGAAACATATTGATTGGTTTATTCGTCGTCGTGGTGTTCAACGGATAGAGTATGTAGCTGTCGCGGAATCTTCTGCCAAAGAAATACTCTCGTTGAGTCAGAAGTCGGAACGGTTGGCTGGAAATTCCCTAATTCTAAGCTTTGGTCGTGAAGGAACGGAATCCTCATTTATTGTTACGGAATATCTGTATGATTTTTTTGAACGACTCTTGGAAAAAGGAAGAGATCCTTTTATGCCCATCATTAGAATCAGAGAGGATACGTATGAGATTAATCAGGTCGCATTATTCGATAAGAAAAAAATCAAATTGATACTTGAACCGAATCAAACCCGAATTTTCAACCAATTGATGTATAAACATCCTCAATTCGAAGTAAATGTTACGGGAGATAATCTGCGATTTTCCCTGTCCGTACATAAATATGATTATCGCTACAAGATCAATACTTCCGAACAAGGACGGCCTTCTATAGATTTCGTTGTTAACATCAAAGGGGCAGCAGAAGAGTCCGAAGAGATTTTTTTCAATCAAAGCTGGGGAGAAATCGAGCAGGCTGCGGAACGCTCGATAGAAAAATCTTACCTTGAGCTATTGAATAGCATGAAAAAAATGCAACTGGATCCGCTTGGATTCGGACTTCGATATATCGCGACACGACATGGGGGAGATAAGGACTGGGAAGAGTGGCAGGAGCTTTATCCCCTCGTTGAATTTAACATCAAGGTGAATGTTACCTTGGAAGGAACGGGTGAGATCAAGTGA
- a CDS encoding ABC transporter substrate-binding protein has translation MSIYKRRGIRWAAAILSLLVALAISGCGDKAPDTLDAIKKRGKVIAGVKYDTKLFGLQDPATGKVEGFDIDIAKALAKKVLGDETKVELKEVTSKTRIPLLQNGDIDLIIATMTINEERKKQVDFSDVYFEAGQSLLVKKGSPIQGLESLTKDSKVLAVKGSTSAKNIREKAPDATVLEFENYQDAFTALKAGQGDALTTDNSILLGMQQQDSNYVLVGGNFTDEPYGIAIRKGDTEFVNTVNELLKEMKDSGEYDKLYEQWMGIKPE, from the coding sequence ATGAGTATATACAAAAGGCGAGGTATTCGGTGGGCGGCCGCCATTCTATCACTGCTCGTGGCACTGGCTATTTCAGGATGTGGAGATAAGGCACCGGATACACTGGACGCGATTAAGAAACGGGGAAAAGTGATCGCTGGCGTCAAATATGACACCAAGCTGTTCGGTTTGCAGGATCCCGCGACCGGAAAAGTAGAAGGTTTTGATATTGATATTGCCAAAGCATTAGCCAAAAAAGTACTCGGTGACGAAACCAAAGTAGAACTCAAGGAAGTGACGTCCAAAACTCGAATCCCTCTGCTCCAAAATGGTGACATTGATCTTATAATCGCCACGATGACCATTAATGAGGAACGAAAAAAGCAGGTCGACTTCAGCGACGTATATTTCGAAGCCGGGCAATCACTGCTTGTGAAGAAAGGAAGCCCGATTCAAGGACTAGAGAGCTTGACGAAGGACTCCAAGGTACTCGCTGTTAAAGGGTCCACCTCGGCGAAAAACATCCGCGAGAAAGCCCCGGATGCTACCGTTCTGGAATTCGAGAACTATCAGGATGCCTTTACTGCGCTTAAGGCCGGCCAAGGTGATGCGCTCACCACAGATAATTCCATCCTGCTTGGCATGCAGCAGCAGGACTCCAATTATGTGCTTGTGGGAGGCAACTTTACCGATGAACCGTATGGCATTGCGATCCGGAAGGGAGATACTGAGTTCGTAAACACCGTCAATGAGCTGCTCAAGGAAATGAAGGACAGCGGTGAATATGACAAGTTATACGAGCAATGGATGGGTATAAAGCCTGAATAA
- a CDS encoding amino acid ABC transporter permease — MSRLWDINVLFNHWDRFIEGFGNTIWISLMALVGSLVLGTIIAVMRISPIRLLNIVGTTYVEFIRNIPLLIVVFFFYLGLPSLGIPLGGFISGTLGLTVYTSSFIAESIRAGIQAVPAGQSEAARSSGLSYLQNMHHIVLPQAIKIVLPAIGNQLINLVKNSSILSVVAGLDLMYYADLINSDTFLPITVYIIVALFYLVLTVPLSFAVHYLERRFARSS, encoded by the coding sequence TTGAGTCGTTTATGGGATATTAATGTGTTGTTCAATCATTGGGACCGGTTCATTGAAGGCTTCGGAAATACGATCTGGATCAGCTTAATGGCACTCGTCGGCAGCCTGGTGCTTGGTACAATTATAGCCGTCATGCGAATTTCACCAATACGGTTGCTTAATATTGTTGGAACCACCTATGTGGAGTTTATCCGCAACATACCGCTGCTCATCGTGGTCTTCTTTTTCTATCTTGGCCTTCCTTCTCTCGGTATTCCACTGGGCGGCTTCATCTCCGGCACGCTGGGATTAACCGTCTATACATCCTCTTTTATAGCTGAATCCATCCGTGCAGGCATTCAAGCTGTTCCTGCTGGACAATCGGAAGCCGCCCGTTCATCCGGGCTGAGTTACCTCCAAAACATGCACCATATCGTACTTCCTCAAGCGATCAAAATCGTCCTCCCAGCCATTGGCAACCAACTCATCAATTTGGTGAAAAACTCATCCATATTGAGTGTAGTTGCAGGTCTCGATCTCATGTACTATGCCGATCTTATCAATTCCGACACCTTCCTCCCAATCACGGTTTATATCATTGTCGCCCTATTCTATCTCGTACTTACCGTGCCTCTCAGCTTTGCTGTTCATTATTTGGAACGCCGATTTGCCAGAAGCTCCTAG